ccttgggtctttaggcagcatatttgtccggggcttaagtggataataTGTGAAGTTACGTTCTGGtggccccaatttttttttttttcgttttttttagtaAGACTGATTTGTTAATTTCAGTCAATTTggtctgaaatttccattttattttttgccaaaattcTGGAAGCAAATCGCCTTTTAGGTTTTCTCCCGAGgagtaaaaaagttttttatttaaagttcTCTCTGAATAGTTTCTATTGCCCCTCTTTATCTCTTTTCCCTCCTCCTGACCATCAATTGCCACCGAGCATCAAACATCACAGCAATCTCTCGTGATCTTTTTattggtgcatttatacagatatATCAACCATCACCGAGATTTACTGACACATTCTTTATATGATATGGGATGTATAATacactataaaagagaagaaatagaAAAGATTCTAAAATCTATCAGATAATAATCCAGCAATTGAGGCCGCGGGTttgtgaatttttcattttcgaaatttcgaatatacgaattttctaatttttttatttttcgaatttttcatttttaaatttttcgaaatttcgaaaaatagttttttattctaatttttcattttcgaaaattctaaaattaaaaattcgaaaaatcaaaaattagaaaattcgtatattcgaaatttcgaaaataaaaaattcacaaacccgaaaaaaaaaaaaatcgaaaattcgaaaatttaaaaaatctaatttttcgaaattgtggaattttcaatttttttaattttcgaattttagaaattccgaaatcccaaattttcgaattcaatttttttcgtacttccgaattttttcatttccgaattttccaaatttttataatttctgaatttccgaaaatttatttttttcattttcgtttcattcggaAATTTCTTTTTTTCCGGTTTTTTGCTTTtaccgcgccggccggtaattgaggccgcggctttgtgaccttctgcaggcctcagcttccttctgtgaaggccacaaAGCAGCGGCCTCAATTATCGGCGGCCCCGCCGCGATCGtgccggctggtaattgaggccgcagctttgcggccttctgcagccctaagcttccccaggtcacaatttcttgtcgcaattgcgaccgggcgcccggattttgtcgaggcctggaCTACAGACGactggaatttccaacaagaacttttgttgtcggaaaaatgatgaaccggctctcaaacattttttttgtcgaaaaattccgacagcaaatgtccgatggagcctacacgcggtgggattttccgacgacaagctcacatcgaacatctgttgtcggaaattccgaccttgtgtacgcggcataagaacaatGGTATAAAACTCATCCAAAAACTGTAAAGTCGACTCTATTAGGAAAATATGAAACATTATAATACATGAgaaaggtgtatcaaacctgAAACATGTGCAGGAACACCTACGCAACCACAAAAATAACCCAACAAATTACCAAAGACGCTCAACTCGGGTATGAATGGGACCTTAGGATTGTGGATCTGAGAGGCGTCCTCCTTTATACCGTGATCTGAGAGGCGTCCTCCTTTATACCGTGATCTGAGAGGCGTCCTCCTTTATACCGTGATCTGAGAGGCGTCCTCCTTTCTACCGTGATCTGAGAGGCGTCCTCCTTTATACCGTGATCTTAGAGGCGTCCTCCTTTATACCGTGATCTGAGGGGCGTCCTCCTTTATACCGTGATCTGAGAGGCGTCCTCCTTTATACCGTGATCTGGGAGGCGTCCTCCTTTATACCGTGATCTGAGAGGCGTCCTCCTTTATACCGTGATCTGGGAGGCGTCCTCCTTTATACCGTGATCTGAGAGGCGTCCTCCTTTATACCGTGATCTGAGAGGCGTCCTCCTTTATACCGTCACACATTATCATTGTAAGCCCCATTCACACGTGAACGAACTCTTTTCCCGACTTAGTTGGTGTAGGCGGTACACTTTTGTGGGGGTGGgccagccacgccctgtgacctttgacctctggaaacccgccttctgacctttggggggggtccctgttccaattcctgagtcctagccatattcttcaatgggaaaccctaaccctaagccgaaccctaaccccaaccctaacccatgGAAGTCATTTTGAGGTGCTTTTTTCTTGCGTTTTTCTCGTATTTTAGGAGTGACGTGCCACCAGAAGCTTCTGTGGGGTAGAATTGGGGTGTTTTTTGGCAATAAAAATGTGTGTATCAATTGTTTTTACACATTCCCACCAAAGTCAATGGGGCTGATGACAGCAATACTATGACATCACCATGACATCACTAATAGAGATAACTAACAAATATTATCTCTGATCTCATCACAAAATAAAATGTGATCTGTACGTCTCTCTGCGTCGTCCTCCTCATTGCTCGGGGGTCTGATGGTGATTGGTTGTGGCCTATAACATGGAAAGTAACATTTACTTTGGGTCTCAAGTTTACAAGGTGGCTGCAAGGAAAGTTGCCCttatcagccaatcagatttcaggcatTATGTTTTTAATAATGattgaacaataaaaaataaaaaataaaaaatctgattggttgttatatGAAAAGCAGACAGATCACCAATCAGACAAGTgccgtttctctctggtgcttcgttcctctgataacttctgacaagttctccgacagAGGAGGGAGATAAGcagggagcttgtctattcagactacagctctgcatgttccttccttcctctgcctatgtggagggggaggggggtgcctttcctccaatccgcTCTCACATTCCAAACTCCCCACCACTGCTGAAAGAGATAGAAAAAGATTTCTAacatgatttgcacttttcaaagagtgtagaaagggtaagagccggttcacactggggcgactcgtcaggcggctcagccacctggcgagtcgcgtcccattctgtggccgtttgaaggaatttgggggccccaagcaaaatggacattgaggccacccaacccccccccccgcacgcacgcaaagccttcagaaaccacagcatagcgatacagtttatGTATTTTTACGTCTTTGTATTCCCCCTCCCTGTGTCTTTCTTActcccctccctatgttctttttaccccccccccccccccgggttttttttttattcccccccatgttctttttactcctcctccctccctatgttctttttaccccccctccctctctatgTTCTTTtaactccccccctcctccctccctactGTACCGCACAAccggagattcagtttcctgttcccggccggactgaaaggaagtgtgcatttcctgtcagtccggccaggaacaggaaactgaatttcCTGAACAGCGCGGTACACGGCCGgagtgacaggaggaaggaagaggagctcggccacgttacagggaaggggaagaagtgaCTAGAGAGGCAGCAGTAGTGCAGCCGcctgaggctctctatagagTGCTCAGACGGCTGCAGCATGTATAGGAAGCGCgacaagggccctgcttggggccccaggccagctcggggcccaaagcaattgcttggtttgcttgccttgtcGCGACAGGcctgaatagaaccgttctaatgggAGCGACGCACGTCGCTacaaacttagaaaaaggttcttgtacagaagtaattttgctaatcgcctttgaagtcgtcttcaggacgccttgccgagtcgcccccgaagtcgtgccgccgcagtgtgaaccgactcttagacagcagatattattattatacactatttatatggcaccaacagtttacgcagcactttacaatgtagaggggggacagcacaattacagttcaatacagaaggggtGGGAAGGCCCGGCTCGTgggcttacattctaaagggagggggtggtggtacaaaaggtaataaccacggggaatgatttgatgggggtggctataCAtgtagagatatatagatatacatctgaggctgttcacctcactgggtatatgtgagggtttacatccactttaaggatgaaCTGTTCCGCAGTACCTGCAGCTCCAGAGATCAGTGAGGTCGTGTTTTATGGCCTATTTTCTGCTTGTTAGTAATATGTAAATAGTGGACTGTCCATGGCCTGACCACAAGTCCACAgtaaagtggaactataggcaaaacttgaattttggatagagtatgagAGGGATATAACCCAttggatttattttttgtttttttgccctcttgtgtcccattgcagagatttcccttcactttctgtcccatagccaaaccggaagtgagaagaaatctctggAAAATTAAGGGCATTCCTTGGGGCCCCCAAGGTCACCAGaactggtgtccccattggaaatttCCCCCTCTATTATTTTTCTGGTGACAACACAAAATTTGGGAATTTCTTTTACTCTCACTTTtactgataatggtaaacaggagaaATAGAGAGGCTGAATCTtcctaacggggacacagacagcaataaaaaatgaaagggggtctaacccctctccactctgtccaacacaaaaaaaaaaaaacgttacctTTGTGAGAGATTTGAATCAGAGAAGATACCGTActggttagggttgtcccgataccacttttttaggaccgagtacaagtactgatactttttttcaagtactcgccgataccgaataccgataccttttttaaaatgtgtccccaaatgcagccatgtcccccacagatgcagccatgtcccccacgtatgcagccatgtcccccacatatgcagccatgtcccccacatatgcagccatgtcccccacatatgcagccatgtcccccacatatgcagccatgtcccccacagatgcagccatgtcccccacatatgcagccatgtcccctacagatgcagccatgtcccccacatatgcagccatgtcccccacatatgcagccatgtccccccacatatgcagcaatgtccccccacatatgcagccatgtcccccacatatgcagccatgtcccccacatatgcagccatgtcccccacatatgcagccatgtcccccacatatgcagccatgtcccccacagatgcagccatgtcccccaaaaatgcagccatgttccccacagatgcagccatgtccccccacagatgcagccatgtctccccacagatgcagccatgtccacccacatatgcagccatgtctccccatacatagatgccgccgcctagttaatcagcgtgcggggaacattacagctttcatttgaatagctgtctgttccctgccgcgtatagacactcccccttgctcgggattggacgggtgatctgcactttgatagacagatcacccgtccaatcccgagcaagggggagtgtctatacgcggcgcagcgggaaacagacagctattcaaatgaaagctgtaatgttccccgcacgctgattaactaggcggcggcgttgcggtatgcgacggcggcggggggggggtcgctagtatcggatctggcatcgggggcatttgcggagtactcccgcaaatgctcagtatcggtcccgataccgatactggaatcggtatctggacaaccctagtactggtgaccccacaatagggataaaacttttttgcggaagagagttcaataagacacgtggccactcattaaaattagaagaaaaggaggttgtaaaggtttgtgttttttcaccttaaagcatcctATGCGTCATCCTATGAGCCAGATTCTAATTTCTCACCAGATTCATCTCAGATTTCCTGTAATATGATCGTTTTGCACGTCTCCTGACCCCCCAGGGATCTTTATATGACCATTCTCTACACATAGcccagcatggaggggctcagtgaaggtggtggtgaaggtgtggagatgtcggatcgggtcacacagatcataaaaggagatctgcccggcctcataatccagatctatcctgactctgttactggagaGATTGGGAGATATTCTTACCtgtttattattatgtattagaGAATACCCACCGCTATACCTACACAAACCCCAGGACTTCTTATTATTTCCAATCCCTGACTGGTCTACTCTCCTCTCTATACTGGGATAACACATCCCGACTCTGTAATGTTCCGACTCGCcgacatccacttcccagtaatgtcgTCCCGAGGAAAAACTCTGACTGCTTAATATCTGGCACCACCACTGGAATCTCTCCGGTGTTTCTGGACGATTCTGCTTTATATCGGACCAGGATACAGTTTTCATGTCATCTGATAGCTGTAGATTATTATGAGCCGTGTTCACATCCAATAATATGTCTGAAGATTCCTGTGCATAGAAGCAAACATTTCCCCCTTTTATCATATCAGATAACGTGTGTAATGTCTGCAAGATTCCAGACACgtccagatcccctccatcatgtcccaccctgtcctcatctccatcctcagtatcacacaagtcccCTGTGTCTGGTTTCTTATCTCCATCCTCAGCATCACACAAGTCCCCTGTGTCTGGTTCCTTAgctccatcctcagtatcacacaagtcccCTGTGTCCAGTTCCttatctccatcctcagtatcacacaagtcccCTGTGTCTGGTTCCTTAgctccatcctcagtatcacacaagtcccCTGTGTCTGGTTCCTTAgctccatcctcagtatcacacaagtcccCTGTGTCTGGTTCCTTAgctccatcctcagtatcacacaagtcccCTGTGTCTGGTTCCttatctccatcctcagtatcacacaagtcccCTGTGTCTGGTACCTGTAGGACAGTCAGTGGGTCCttcatgttacacagctcctcgATGTCCCCCATCTTTCTGGACAGATCCTCCTTCTTTGTCTCCAGCTGGTGGATCAGATCAGACAATGAGAGGCGCTCTTCCTGGCTGGAGATGTTCCTCAGCACTCTCTTCTCCAGGTCCTCCAGATGTCTCCTGAGCTCTATGAACAGGGCAGTGACTCTCTTTGTTAGACCGGCTGATTTTTCTAGGACGTTCCTCTTgtgttcctgcagactctggactcttttctccgtctcctctctctccgtcatcagtttctgcagaacattcctcagtttctgttttttattctcaGAGGCCTCATCCAGAGTCTCCACCTGGTGTCCCTGGTGGTCTCCATCCAGCCGGCAGGACACACAGATACAGGAGgagtcctcagtgcagtaatatTTGAGAAGTTCTCTATGAATGGAGCATTTTCTGTTCTCCATGGAAGTTGTGGGATCAGTCAGGACATGTTCTGGTGACTTGCTGTGGACTCTCAGGTGATTATCACACAGAGAAGCTTCACAAAGCACACAGGATTTAACAGCCGGTACCGGAGAGTGATAGCAGTAAGTGCAGAAGATTCCAGTCTTCTGATCGGGATGAGTAGATCGTAAAGTCTCCACTATGTTACACAACGTTATGTTCCTCTGCGGCGTAGGACGACCCATAGACCTTTTCCTGCACTGAGGACAGGAATAACCTCCagacccctcctgtgtatccaacaaacgatcaatacagacccggcagaagttgtgtccaCAGCTCAGCATTACGGGATCTTTATAGATCTCCAGACAGATGGAACAGACCAGCTCCCGTCTCACATCAGCAGACGCCATCGCTGACAGCAGAAGAATGAAAGTGGAAGGAAACCAGAGGACACGTCTCACATTTTTCTGCACAGGGTTGGGCTGAACTGGTCTGGCAACTTTTTTCTGAAGGAAGTATGTGAATGTCTATGAGATGAAATGACGTTTCCATACACAGGCGTGTTCCGTCACATGCTGTGGtgactgttatgcctcgtacacatgaccagtttttctgaaaactgccatgacagcttttggccaggaatcccagccatgtgaatgctccatagcagttttcccgacacgaAAACCTCCGGGAATCCCAGCTggaaaaaattagaacattttttcttttttctcttgtgcggcgtatggtctgagcgctgacaggctgacccctcccccaccccttcaccctctgcagcaatgctggcagcactcatgcatctatttcccaaagaagaCCTCTGGAGATGACGCTGATCACGTGACCTCACCTTCTatgttataccgctggatggtccCGGCCAcccgtgctgcagatcagtttcagggtctcggcgatcttcttatatcctcggccatctttatgtagagacacaattctttatatcagatcctcagagagttctttgccatgaggggccatgttgtccttccagtgaccagtatgagagagtgagagcgataacaccacatttatcacacctgctccccattcacacccgagaccttgtttttttttttttaatgctttttttttattttattatttccatTCAAGTACAAAAAGTTACGTATCCATGTTTTACAGTGCATACATTGTATGTGCATTCAAAAGATTAATTGCATAGACTAAAAAAATATCCATTTGTCCCGTTCCCAACCCCCGCCTCCCTCCTATCTTTAAGGTTCAGATATTCTTTGTTCTTTCCATTCCATACCTTGAAGGTACAAAAACATTTTGTATAACCTATATCCTTACCTAATTCACTTCATTGTTACTCCTAATGTTCTTCCCTTTACCCatatccctcccctcccccttctactTTATTtcccacatacacacatacaccttTAAACTACATTTTACTATTAGCACATTGCCTTTGAGATACATTTTTAACACCCGGGGGTTCTAATCCCATTCTCTGTTACCTCTCCGCTTATCTCGTAGCTTGCCCCGCTGGTCCTTCTTTATTCCCCTTCTCTGCTTATGGCGGACAGCCCATTCTTCTCAACCAGGGCTCCCACATTGTTTTAAATTTGTTGAAGTTGCCCTGTCTAGTTAGGGTTACTTTTTCTTTTCATACTGTGGCATTTATTACATTTTCCCATTCTACTGATGTAGGCGCATTTTCTGACTGCCACTTTTGTGCAATCAGTTTTCTGGCTTGGAACAAGCACCTTATAGCAGCTACCTTACTCCCTCTTGGCTCAAATCTCTCATCTAGACATCCCAGCAGACAAActaatggcctggattcaagaagcaattgcgcctgtgtaaccataggttacacagtgcaattgcttacttgccccggcgtaacgaatgctcctgattcaggaacctcgttacaccgactgcagcctaagatttgcgcggcataaggctcttatgcccgcagattttaggctgcattcttgcgatgaccgctaggtggcgttcccgttgtgctcagcgtatagtatgcaaattgcatactaacaccgattcacaacgttgcgcgagccctgcgtacgcaatttacgtcgtttccgtacggcggtttttgcgtaaggctgcccctgctattagcaggggcagccaatgttacgtatacccgtcgttcctgcgtcgcgaaattttaaatttacgtaggttgcgtaagtgaatcgtgaatggcgctggacgaagcaaatgacgtccttgcgacgtcatttgccgcaatgcacgtcgggaaagttccccgacggagcatgcgctctacgatcggcgcgggaacgcgcctaatttaaatgattcccctacggcttcatttaaattgcgcgctcttacaccgggcattttgccggcgcgcccgcgcaatttacggagcttctgctccgtgaatcgagggcagcgcaaaaaaattgcgggggcgcagggcaaaaacgttgccatgcgcctccgtaaaaaaagagcaattgttactgaatccggcccaatgccTCCAGCTCCAAATCCATCCCAAAAGTGGTGTTTATGATCTCAATTACTTTACTCCAGTACTTGTGTAGTTTTGGGCACCTCCACATCATGTGTATTAGGTCGCCTGTGGTTTGGCATCTGGGGCATTTATCATCTGCTTTCCGGCCGAATTTATATAGCCTCTTTGGCGTATAGTAGgctctataaaataaaaatagatgagAGACCTTT
This is a stretch of genomic DNA from Rana temporaria chromosome 4 unlocalized genomic scaffold, aRanTem1.1 chr4yy, whole genome shotgun sequence. It encodes these proteins:
- the LOC120921846 gene encoding E3 ubiquitin-protein ligase Midline-1-like isoform X2, encoding MASADVRRELVCSICLEIYKDPVMLSCGHNFCRVCIDRLLDTQEGSGGYSCPQCRKRSMGRPTPQRNITLCNIVETLRSTHPDQKTGIFCTYCYHSPVPAVKSCVLCEASLCDNHLRVHSKSPEHVLTDPTTSMENRKCSIHRELLKYYCTEDSSCICVSCRLDGDHQGHQVETLDEASENKKQKLRNVLQKLMTEREETEKRVQSLQEHKRNVLEKSAGLTKRVTALFIELRRHLEDLEKRVLRNISSQEERLSLSDLIHQLETKKEDLSRKMGDIEELCNMKDPLTVLQEPDTGDLCDTEDGAKEPDTGDLCDTEDGAKEPDTGDLCDTEDGAKEPDTGDLCDTEDGDKELDTGDLCDTEDGAKEPDTGDLCDAEDGDKKPDTGDLCDTEDGDEDRVGHDGGDLDVSGILQTLHTLSDMIKGGNVCFYAQESSDILLDVNTAHNNLQLSDDMKTVSWSDIKQNRPETPERFQWWCQILSSQSFSSGRHYWEVDVGESEHYRVGMCYPSIERRVDQSGIGNNKKSWGLCRYSGGYSLIHNNKQVRISPNLSSNRVRIDLDYEAGQISFYDLCDPIRHLHTFTTTFTEPLHAGLCVENGHIKIPGGSGDVQNDHITGNLR
- the LOC120921846 gene encoding uncharacterized protein LOC120921846 isoform X1 translates to MASADVRRELVCSICLEIYKDPVMLSCGHNFCRVCIDRLLDTQEGSGGYSCPQCRKRSMGRPTPQRNITLCNIVETLRSTHPDQKTGIFCTYCYHSPVPAVKSCVLCEASLCDNHLRVHSKSPEHVLTDPTTSMENRKCSIHRELLKYYCTEDSSCICVSCRLDGDHQGHQVETLDEASENKKQKLRNVLQKLMTEREETEKRVQSLQEHKRNVLEKSAGLTKRVTALFIELRRHLEDLEKRVLRNISSQEERLSLSDLIHQLETKKEDLSRKMGDIEELCNMKDPLTVLQVPDTGDLCDTEDGDKEPDTGDLCDTEDGAKEPDTGDLCDTEDGAKEPDTGDLCDTEDGAKEPDTGDLCDTEDGDKELDTGDLCDTEDGAKEPDTGDLCDAEDGDKKPDTGDLCDTEDGDEDRVGHDGGDLDVSGILQTLHTLSDMIKGGNVCFYAQESSDILLDVNTAHNNLQLSDDMKTVSWSDIKQNRPETPERFQWWCQILSSQSFSSGRHYWEVDVGESEHYRVGMCYPSIERRVDQSGIGNNKKSWGLCRYSGGYSLIHNNKQVRISPNLSSNRVRIDLDYEAGQISFYDLCDPIRHLHTFTTTFTEPLHAGLCVENGHIKIPGGSGDVQNDHITGNLR